The genomic window TACGGGTATTTCAAACGCAAGCTGCGGGAGCTGCGCCTTCCGGGCGGGACGATCTTGGACGTCGGCTGTGGAGGCGGTCTTCTGGCGGAGGAATTCGCGCGGGACGGTTTTGCCGTAACGGGTATCGATCCGGCGACTCGTTCCCTCGAAGCGGCGCGCAAGCATGCGGCCGACACCAACCTGGAGATCGATTATCGTGAGGGAAAGGGGGAAGCCTTACCGTTTCCCGACGGCTCCTTCGATATCGTTGCCTGCTGCGATGTGCTCGAGCACGTGGACGACCTCGGCCTGGTGATCGGAGAAGTCGCGCGCACGTTGAGGGCAGGGGGAGTATTCTGCTACGACACGGTCAATCGGACCTGGTTCAGCAAGCTCGCTTTGATCAAGATCAGCCAGGACTGGGGCTTCACCAGCTGGAGCAAACCCAATGTCCATGTTTGGGAGAAATTCATCAAACCGGCCGAGCTTATTGCGGTCATGAACCGCTGCGGGCTCGCGAACCAGGAGCTGAGAGGCATTTCCGCGAGAAGGAATCCCCTGGCACTGATCGCCGGTCTGCATGCCCTGAAGAAAGGAAGGCTGAGCAATCGGGAGATGGCTGCCGTCTTCGCGTTACGTGAAAGCGAAGACCTGAGAGCGTCCTACATGGGGTATGCCGTCAAAAGTCGCTGAGTCCGACTCCGACCACGGTTGACAAACCCATTGCCTGAGCAATAATGTCGCCATGACCGCGCGCCGTTGTGGCCGCGGCACGAGAACCCCGCCTGCCCCCGTCGGCACGCGGAGCATGTGATTGAGACCGCTCGTAATACGAGCCGAACCCGGAAGGAAGTGCGCGGGGACAAGCGGCTGAATCAACCGACGGGGCTTTGGGCGATCAGCCTTGAGACAACCCTTGACACCCTCTGCCCCCACTTCCGTGAGGCAACAAACCCGATGCGCCGCAACGGCTTCTTTCCCGGTGGACCGGCCTGCGGCGGTCCGGACCTGTCGACAGCCGCGTTCGGCAGGTGCCGCGGGAAGGACTGACTGTGACGGCATCGGGATCGACGCGCAAATGCTCAGGGGTCTGCCGGACTGCATCAGGGCCGACCGTCAGACGCGATGAGACCGGCCTTTCCCCGGGGACAGGTCCGGTGGATGCCCATTCGCCGCCGGTCGGGTTTGGCTGCCGTCCACCGAAGAGGAACATCTTGATATGAGCGACGCACAGGTGAACGCAGAGCGAACCCCCGCCCCGGAACTGCGCAAAAACTGGCGGTTTTATGCGGGGATGACGTGTTTCGTGCTGGCCTGGATTCTCCCGGCCTTCAGTCCTCTGGTGATCTGGCTGCAGCTTCCGAAAGCTGTCACGGCCTTCGTCATCGGCGCCCTCCTGGTCGGAGGACCGGAAGTCTTCATGATCCTGGCGGTCCTTTTCTGGGGGCGGGAAACCCTCAACCATTACATGGCGAAGATCCGTTCCCTCATGAAGATCAGGATTCCTTCACGGCCCGTATCGAGGCTTCGCTACTATCTCGGGCTGACCATGATGATTGGAAGCGTTCTCCCGCTCTACCTCTACGGTTATTTCCCCGGCGCGATGCCGACGCAGGACACGGTGAAAATCAAGATCCTCGCGGGGGCCGACGTCCTGTTCATCGTGAGTTTCTTTGTCGCGGGGAGTGAATTCTGGGAGAAGTTCAAACGGCTGTTCGTCTATGAAGGGCGATACGCGGGGGATGAGGATCCTTCCAAATAAGGCGGAGGAAAGCGCCTCCCGCCGGTCTGCCGTTTGAGGCCCGGAAGCGGACGCAGGCGGTCCGGGCCTGATCCGGCGGGATCATCGCCGCCCCGGTTCGGTGCGGTTCGGCGCGCATCGTCATCGCCGGAATTCGCGCAAAAGATCCGCGGCACCCCTTCCCGTTCTGCTTGCCAGGATCGGTCCTGAGCGAGACGATATGGTGTCATGATATTATGACATCAAGCTTTGATGTGGCTCAGAGCGAGTTAAAGGATGGCGTCGATCCCTTTGGTGCGGATCACATTGAGAAGAGCCAAAACCGCGCCCGCTGGGCGTTTAAGGCCGCGTTCCAACTGCGATACATAGCCAACCGTCAAGTTGAGAACATGAGCAAAGACGGCCTGGCTCATATGCGCTTTCTCACGCAGTGCCCGGATATCATCACCGCTTAGCGGCTCCAATTTGGCCCTTTCCTTTACGCCAAGGTGCCGCATGGTGATCTTTTCGTAGGCTTCTTTGTCCAAAAGCCCTGCCTGCCCCATATCTTTGGCCGTCTCCAGCATGGCTTTGGCCAGCCCGCTAGGAGTCTTGTTTTTCTTCGTCATAACCCACCTCCTGTAAGAATCCTCCATCAAGGGCGCGCATAAGGCCTTGATCGTTTGCGGTGAGCCAGCCCGTCGCGATCTCGCTTAGCGTTGCGAGCTCGTCGTCCTCGATGTTGTCGCGCTCATTCTTCGCAAATCCATACAGGAACACAGCTCGATCTCCGCAACGGTAAGCCGCGAGAACCCGATATCCAGCCGAGCGGCCACGCCCTGCCCGCCCCACGCGCTGCTTAATGACCCCGCCGCCCAAGTCCGCATCGATCATCCCACGCTCCGCGCGTTCAATCGCTTCGCACAAGCTTTGATCCTTGATTCGTTCGCGCCGCGCATAGCGAACAAACCATTTCGTTTTGAATACTCGCACGCACCGCCCTATCGTTCAATGAATTATAGTGCTACGAACTATAATTTTCAACCCCGTTCGCGAAGCGCCTTCTTGAGTCCTTCCCTTTCGGTTTTCCTCTTCCCGAATCGACAAGATCATTTCATATTAAGGGATTATGCGCCAATGACGTCACAATTCAATGATTGCACAGCACCATGACACTATGAGGCCATGACACGGAAACTGTCGCCATTGTGAGCCAAAAGGGCGGAAGCGGTAAAACCACGCTCGCCGCCCCGGTTCGGTGCGGTTCGGCGCGCATCGTCATCGCGGGAAGTCCCGCAAAAGATCCGCGGCACCGACCACCCTGGCGTACACGGAGCCGAGCGCCGCCAGGAACGCCTTGTGCACGTGTACGGCGGGAATGAGCTCATCTCCGAAAGTGAGCGCCCTGGCGGCGCAGGCGTCGTGCACCACGGTGCAGCCGAACCCGTGGTCGAAAGCCGCGCGGGTGGTGGCATCCACGCACATGTGCGTCATCATTCCGACGACGACCACATGGTCGATTTCAAGACCTTTCAGGTGTTCCAGGAGGGGCGTGTTCCGAAAGGCGTTGGGGAAATTCTTGGGGAAGACCGTCTCGCCGGCCAGCGGTTCCACGGTTTCGTGGATTTCGACGCCCTTCGTTTCCGGGAGAAAAAAGCTTGCCCCGGGTCGAACGGAGAAGTGCCGGATGTGCACGAGCGGCAGCCGTCTGCGCCGGAAGAGGGAAAGAACGTCTCGTGCCGCAAGACCCGCCTCGACGCTTCCCTCCACCTCCATTTTCCCGCCGGGGAAGTAATCGTTCTGAATGTCGATGAGTATGAGTGCCGGATTCATCGTTCGTGGTCCTTTCCCGTTCGTTGTTGGGCCCCCGGCGGCGGTCAAAGCCTGCGATAGACAAAGCCCGGAAGCAGCCTCAGCAGCCACGCGACGAGGCGCCAGCGCCGGGTGACGTAAACGCGGGCGGCCTTGCGCCGGATGGCCGCGACGATCTGTTCCGCGGCCTTGCGCGGCGGTGCCACCCAGAAGAGTCCTTCGCCCCTGGCCATAGCGGTATCGACGAATCCGGGTTGAATATCGGTCACCACGATGGGCAGGCCGGCTCTGGCGGCCTTGATCCTGAGCCCTTCGAGGTAATTGGCGGCAAATGCCTTGGATGCATTGTAGGCCGGGGCATCCCACCCGCCGCGAAGGGCGGCGATGGAGGTTATCCCCACCAGGTGCCCGCGGCCGATCCGTTTGAAATGTTGGAAGGCGACGTTCGCCATGGCGGCGAACCCGGAAACGTTCACATCGATGGTCGCTTTTTCCTCGGCCCAGCCGAGGTCGGGGTTGATGAACCCGGTGCCGGCGCTGACGACCATCAGGTCGAGCCCGCCCATTGCTTCGATGAGCCGCTCCAGAAGACCCATCGAAGCCGGGAGGTCGGACACGTCGATGGCTTGGACGAAAACCGGCCCCCGCAGCTCGTTTTTGAGGTCTTCGAGAAGATGCAGCCGCCTGGCGGCGAGGCCCACCGCGTAGCCTTCGCGGGAGAGGATTGCAGCCAATTCCCGTCCGATTCCGGAGGATGCCCCGACAATGATGGCTTTTTTCATCTCTCCCATACCTCGCCCGATGCCGTTCGCGCCGACGGCTTTCCGTGCCCCGCGCGGGAGGGACCCATTCGCGGGGAATCCTCTTCGACGGGCATGCGGCACCTTTGAACCCGCACAGCCCGGGCGGCGATTGGCCTCTTCGCACACGCGGATGCGAAAATGGCGCGCCGCTATCCTCGCGGTCTCACGCCTCTTAGGCGGCGGCTCCATTTCACCCGGCACATGTATTGCCTCGCTCTTATACCAGAAGATACCCCGGCGCGGTCTCTAAAAATCACCTGGCGGCGGACGGGGCAACGGAACCGGGAACGATTCGGGATCGGGCGCGGCAAGCGTTGCCGGGAGCCGCATTTCGGATCGCGACGGGGTTGGTGTTGACAGTGTCGGATTTCTGCCATAGAAGTGCGTGTGCATGCTCCGGGACGCAAACGGACATCCGTTGCACGGAGTCGATTCTGCCTTTTGAGGCACGGGATCGGGCAGATGCCTGCCGGCGAAGCCTCGAGCGTGCCGATGCGCAAGGCTCAATTCCAACCGGGATGGCGCCATGGACAACACGAAGAAAGCACTGCTGTCGGTTTTCTGCATCGTTTTGCTCTGGTCCGGCATTGCGCCGCACGATTATTTCACGTGGTTTCTTGAGGTTCTGCCGGCGCTTCTGGCGCTCCTGGCCCTTGCCGTCACCTGGAACCGGTTCAGATTCAGCAACTTCATATACGTCGTCGTCTGCATCCATGCGGTCATTCTCATGATCGGGGGCCATTACACCTATGCCGAAGTCCCGGTGGGGTACTGGATTAAGGACCTCTTCGACTTCGAGCGCAATCACTTCGATCGCCTTGGACATTTCGCCCAGGGATTCACTCCCGCGCTGATCATGCGGGAAGTCGCGATCAAGCGGGAAATCATCCGAGGCCGCGGCTGGCGGTTCTTTTTCATCGCGTCCGCGGTGCTCGGGCTCAGCGCCTTCTATGAGTTCTTCGAATGGTGGACGGCGCTCGCCACCGGCGAAGCCGCCGCCGCTTTTCTCGGCACGCAGGGCGATGTCTGGGACACGCAATGGGACATGTTCATGTGCACGTTGGGGGCCCTGACCGCGCTCGCCCTGTTCCGGGGGCTGCATGACAGGTATTTGAATGCCCGGCCCGAAATCGCCGGTTCGAACGTCACGCGCGGGCGGGCGGTCTGATTTCGAGCCGGCCGATCCGTCGTGTTCCCATTCTCGAAACCGGGGGCCGGGCGCGGTTGCGCGCCACGGCTCCCATCCGGACCCGTCAGGACGCATTCCCGCTACGGCAGATGGAAATCGGCACGCGCCGAAATTCGCGATTGAGGTTGTGATATCATCCCCCTTTGCGGTAGAGTGAGCATCACACGCTCGCTTTACACGACGTTGCTCTCCGGACTCACTGAATCTCCGGGACATGAAAGGGCCATCCGAAATGGGAAAGCTGCTGCCCGATCAACTCAAAGAGTTGTGGCGCTGCGTCGATCGCGGACAGTTGACGCGGGAGGAGTTCGCCCGGGAGCAGGAACGGCTTCTGGGCGGCTACCGGGAGCGGTGGGAGGCGGCGCTCCTCACCGGCGGCCACACCGACCTGGAATCGAGCCTGATCGGCGAGTTGGCCCTCTACTTCGGACACGATGAATCGGAACACACCCGGCTGCAGTGTTCGGACGCCCTGGCCAACGTCAAAGGCGAATGGCACAAGGCCGTCGACCCCGGGGACCGGCGGTCCGTCGAACGGTTCTATGAGGAGAGCCGGGCCATGATCTATGAGCTCGTGTGGTGGCACACCCTGTGCGAGGATACCTCTCCTCTGGCCTATGTGACGGCCCTGCATTTCGCCGAATTGCACGGCTGTCGAACGACGCTCGATTTCGGGGCGGGGGTGGGCTCGGGCGGCATCGTCTTCACCCGTAACGGGTTGAAGGTTACCCTGGCCGACATCAGCACATCCATGCTGGATTTCAGCCGGTGGCGCTTCAACCTCAGGGGTCTCGAAGGGGAATTCACGGATCTGAAGACGGATACGCTTCCACCCGGGGCCTATGACCTGGTGGTGGCGATGGACGTCTTCGAGCACCTGGTGGACCCGGTGCGGACGGTGGACGATCTGTGGCGGGCCATGAAACCGGGAGGTTACCTGTTCGGCCGGTTTCACGCGGAACTGGACGAAGACCGCCCCCATCACATCGTCCGGGATTTTGCGCCGACTCTCGAACGGCTGCGGACGCTGGGTTTTGAGGAATGCTGGCGTGACGAATGGTTGTGGGGGCACCAGGCGTTCCGCAAAACGTGATTTCAACCCCGCCCGACGGTCGCGACGGCTCGGGGAGGGGTCCCCCCTCGCGGCAGCCGGGACATGCCGATTTGTCCCCGCTTCGCGCGCGACGGCCTCCGTGCGTCGCGAGTTCCTTTGCCTTGCCTGTATCGATTATACTTTTTCTCCCCATTCCCGATGATATCGAGTTCTTCCCGGCCTTTCGCTCCGGGGCGTCTGTGGCGGAATAATATTAATTAATATTAATCAGTTATATTGCCAATGAAGTGGACTCCGCCTCCGACACCCGGACGAACGTCTCGCCGGCGCGCTCGAAAGTGCCCGGATTCCCGGCGCGAACCTCGAGATTTCCTTATCCCTCGCCGGTTTCTTGACGATTTAATGTGCAGAGCCCGACCGTGAAATGAATTTCGATGATCGAAACAGAATTTCCCAAAAGGTGTTGCTCAACGGTTCGCAGTCGATCCTGCCGAACCCGGGCGATGTAGTCGCTCCGGTCGGCCGGTTCGTCTTTGCCTGTGTAACGCCGATCGCCAATGGCGCGTTGAGGTGAATGAGCATGATGGTTGTCGAGGCTTCGGGACTTACCGATAAAGGTAAGGAGCGCGCGAACAACGAGGACGCTTTGCTGGTGGATGACCAACTGCAGTTGTACGTCGTGGCGGACGGCATGGGCGGGCATCGGGCGGGCGAAGTGGCCAGCGAGTTGGTGGTGCGATCCATGTCCGGGTTTTTTCGGAACAGCGGGCGAGTTGCCCGGAGCCGCGAGCGAGAGGAGGACGGGGAAGAGGTGCCTTCCGACCCGACACTCTCCGCGGAAGCCGGTCGTCTCCTTGCCGGCATCCGTCGGGCCAATCGAGCCGTTTACGTGCAGGCCCTGAGCAACGATGAATGGCGGGGTATGGGTTCCACCGTGGCCGCGGTGCGGTTCACCGACCGCGGAATGATCGCCGCCAACGTGGGGGACAGCCCCATCTGGCTGGTGCATGGCGACCGCATAGAGATGCTGTCCGTTGCGCACACCGTCCTTTCCGAGGGGCTGGTTTCGGAACGAGAAGAAGCCGGCCGGCGGTTCGGCCGGATACTCACCAGGGCCATAGGCGTGGGGGAGACCGTCCGGGCGGACATCTGCGAGGCCCAGTGTTTTGCGGGCGATGTCGTGGTCATCGGCTCAGACGGCCTGAGCAACCACGTGCATCCCGATGAAATCATGGACGTGGTGCGCGGCGACAGTCCCGCCTCGGCGTGCAGGCTGCTTGTGGACCTGGCCAACCGGAGGGCGGGGGACGACAACATCACGGTGATTGTGATCAAGGTGAAAAATGTCGGCCGTCGTGCCGGTTTTGTGTCGAGATTTGCGACGACGATAACGGCCGGCTTGCGCAGATTGGTTTCGAAAGCGTAGGGCGATGGGTTTTCGCTCAAAGGAGTGTCTGACATGCCTATGGTGAAGATGAAATTCGAGGGGGAGCCGGTGCGGGAATTCTGGATCGGGAGGGGAGGGTTCCTGAGCATCGGCAGGGAAAAGAGCAACGACGTCGTCATCGACAACCTTGGCGTCTCGCGCTTCCACGCCAAGATTGATTCCGTGGACGATCGCTTCCTGCTCACGGATCTGGACAGCAAGAACGGCACCTACGTCAATGAAGCGCCCGTCACTTCGCATTGGTTGAGCCACGGGGAAGTCATCACCATCGGCAAATATACCCTGGCGTTCATATGCGATGACGCTCCGGTTCGACCCGGGGCAGATGACGAGTCTCCCCTCGAGCAGACCATGATGCTGAGCTCCGAGAAACGCCAGGAACTGGTTGCGCGAAGTGCTCCGAAAATTTCCGGCGTCGAGGTCGAAAAGGAGGAAGTGGGCGTCCTGTCTTTCCTTGCGGGCGGAAGCGGTGAGATGACGCTGCAGAAAAAACTGACCAAGATCGGCAAGGATGCGCTCAGCGACATCGTCGTGAGCGGCCTGCTGGTGGGCAGGACCGCGGCCGCCGTCAGCAACCGGCCCACGGGATATTACCTCAGCTACGTCGGCGGGCTTGCCAAGCCGAAGGTCAACGGCGAAACCGTGCGGGAGTCCGTCAAGCTCAAGGAGTTCGACGTGATCGAGGTCGGTTCGGCAAAAATGCAGTTCCTCCACAAGTTCGTGAGCAAGGAACAGGCCGGCGCGTGAGCGCCCGACGAGTGCATTCGCCTTGTCCCGGGCTTATCTGTCGAAGGCGATCACCGCTGCATGGACGCCCTGCACCACCATGCCCATCCGTTTGTAGTCGAGGGTATCGGCCGTATCCCTGGCGGTACGGTAATTCGGGTTTCGCAGAGCGGCCGTATCCGTGATCGCCACCGCGCGGTAATCGGCCTGCCAGTAGTTGCGGTGGTCCGAAAAGTCGATCCCCGAGAAGAAAAGGGGCGCATTGACGGAAAACACGGGCAGGGGCGAAGCGCCCGTCATGGCCGTCTTGACCCGGCGCACCTCATCTATCTGGCCCAGGTTCCCCACCACGGCGATGAAATTTCCTTTGGACGAATAGAGCCATTCCAACTGCTGCACGGGATATTTCTGACTCCCCTCCCTGTCGCTGAAGCAACCGATCATGTCCAGGCAGATCATGACCCGCACCGCGCGGTTCTGCGTTCTCAGCGAGAAAGCGTGAACGGCGCTGCCCATTCTCGGCGTTCCCCAGTAGGGCGGCTGCGCGAGAGCGTAAGCAACCAGTTCCACCTGGGTCTTCAACCCGGTTTTGCCGAGCAGACCGGCCAGCTCGATCAACCCCGCGACCCCGCCGGCGTTGGCATCCGCTCCCGGGGAATCCCCGAACGCGTCGTAATGCGCCCCCACGACGATCCGCTCATCCGTCTCCGGCCCGAAATGGGCGCTCACGTTCCGATACACCGAACCCTCATCGTCGAACGCCTGTTCGACAACCCGTCCTCCCGCATTCTGGAATTCCTGCCGAATGTATGCGGCCGCGCGATTCATGTTCTCCCGGTTGCCCCCGTTTCGCGGGTGAAGGGTCTGTGAGAGAGTTCGCACATGCCCTTCCAATCGCGCCGTATCGACGGCGGCGGGAGCCGCTTTGGTCGGCGCCGACGACGGCATGGTCACTATCGGCTGGGTGACCACAAACCACACCGATGCCGGAATGAGCGCAACGACCACAACCAGCAGGACAAACTTGAGTATGAATTTCATAAGCCTCTTCTTTGCACCTTCTTTCCAAAGGATTGATCCGTGTTGACTCAACTGCCCGTACGAATAATGGATCGGCGGATCGAAGCACCTTCTACAGCGGCGCAGGTTAAAATCTGCGACCGGAGAAGCGGGAAACCGGTCGATCCTCTGCAAGGACGCTCGGTGCGTCCGTCTCGAACGGGGTCGCGCATGGCCCCCGGCAAAATGGGTTCCCGGGCGGCCGGGGATCGCTCGGGCCTGCCCCCTCCCGTCGTCGGCCAATGGAGTATACCACGAAACCGGGACGGT from Syntrophobacter fumaroxidans MPOB includes these protein-coding regions:
- the ubiG gene encoding bifunctional 2-polyprenyl-6-hydroxyphenol methylase/3-demethylubiquinol 3-O-methyltransferase UbiG → MRIDNEVYQTYGHEWWSENAGFNVFSLRYCMNPVRYGYFKRKLRELRLPGGTILDVGCGGGLLAEEFARDGFAVTGIDPATRSLEAARKHAADTNLEIDYREGKGEALPFPDGSFDIVACCDVLEHVDDLGLVIGEVARTLRAGGVFCYDTVNRTWFSKLALIKISQDWGFTSWSKPNVHVWEKFIKPAELIAVMNRCGLANQELRGISARRNPLALIAGLHALKKGRLSNREMAAVFALRESEDLRASYMGYAVKSR
- a CDS encoding helix-turn-helix domain-containing protein, whose protein sequence is MTKKNKTPSGLAKAMLETAKDMGQAGLLDKEAYEKITMRHLGVKERAKLEPLSGDDIRALREKAHMSQAVFAHVLNLTVGYVSQLERGLKRPAGAVLALLNVIRTKGIDAIL
- a CDS encoding type II toxin-antitoxin system RelE/ParE family toxin, whose translation is MRVFKTKWFVRYARRERIKDQSLCEAIERAERGMIDADLGGGVIKQRVGRAGRGRSAGYRVLAAYRCGDRAVFLYGFAKNERDNIEDDELATLSEIATGWLTANDQGLMRALDGGFLQEVGYDEEKQDS
- a CDS encoding cysteine hydrolase family protein, translated to MNPALILIDIQNDYFPGGKMEVEGSVEAGLAARDVLSLFRRRRLPLVHIRHFSVRPGASFFLPETKGVEIHETVEPLAGETVFPKNFPNAFRNTPLLEHLKGLEIDHVVVVGMMTHMCVDATTRAAFDHGFGCTVVHDACAARALTFGDELIPAVHVHKAFLAALGSVYARVVGAADLLRDFPR
- a CDS encoding SDR family NAD(P)-dependent oxidoreductase, encoding MKKAIIVGASSGIGRELAAILSREGYAVGLAARRLHLLEDLKNELRGPVFVQAIDVSDLPASMGLLERLIEAMGGLDLMVVSAGTGFINPDLGWAEEKATIDVNVSGFAAMANVAFQHFKRIGRGHLVGITSIAALRGGWDAPAYNASKAFAANYLEGLRIKAARAGLPIVVTDIQPGFVDTAMARGEGLFWVAPPRKAAEQIVAAIRRKAARVYVTRRWRLVAWLLRLLPGFVYRRL
- a CDS encoding DUF2238 domain-containing protein, translated to MDNTKKALLSVFCIVLLWSGIAPHDYFTWFLEVLPALLALLALAVTWNRFRFSNFIYVVVCIHAVILMIGGHYTYAEVPVGYWIKDLFDFERNHFDRLGHFAQGFTPALIMREVAIKREIIRGRGWRFFFIASAVLGLSAFYEFFEWWTALATGEAAAAFLGTQGDVWDTQWDMFMCTLGALTALALFRGLHDRYLNARPEIAGSNVTRGRAV
- a CDS encoding class I SAM-dependent methyltransferase; this encodes MGKLLPDQLKELWRCVDRGQLTREEFAREQERLLGGYRERWEAALLTGGHTDLESSLIGELALYFGHDESEHTRLQCSDALANVKGEWHKAVDPGDRRSVERFYEESRAMIYELVWWHTLCEDTSPLAYVTALHFAELHGCRTTLDFGAGVGSGGIVFTRNGLKVTLADISTSMLDFSRWRFNLRGLEGEFTDLKTDTLPPGAYDLVVAMDVFEHLVDPVRTVDDLWRAMKPGGYLFGRFHAELDEDRPHHIVRDFAPTLERLRTLGFEECWRDEWLWGHQAFRKT
- a CDS encoding PP2C family protein-serine/threonine phosphatase; protein product: MMVVEASGLTDKGKERANNEDALLVDDQLQLYVVADGMGGHRAGEVASELVVRSMSGFFRNSGRVARSREREEDGEEVPSDPTLSAEAGRLLAGIRRANRAVYVQALSNDEWRGMGSTVAAVRFTDRGMIAANVGDSPIWLVHGDRIEMLSVAHTVLSEGLVSEREEAGRRFGRILTRAIGVGETVRADICEAQCFAGDVVVIGSDGLSNHVHPDEIMDVVRGDSPASACRLLVDLANRRAGDDNITVIVIKVKNVGRRAGFVSRFATTITAGLRRLVSKA
- a CDS encoding FHA domain-containing protein, whose amino-acid sequence is MPMVKMKFEGEPVREFWIGRGGFLSIGREKSNDVVIDNLGVSRFHAKIDSVDDRFLLTDLDSKNGTYVNEAPVTSHWLSHGEVITIGKYTLAFICDDAPVRPGADDESPLEQTMMLSSEKRQELVARSAPKISGVEVEKEEVGVLSFLAGGSGEMTLQKKLTKIGKDALSDIVVSGLLVGRTAAAVSNRPTGYYLSYVGGLAKPKVNGETVRESVKLKEFDVIEVGSAKMQFLHKFVSKEQAGA
- a CDS encoding M28 family peptidase; its protein translation is MKFILKFVLLVVVVALIPASVWFVVTQPIVTMPSSAPTKAAPAAVDTARLEGHVRTLSQTLHPRNGGNRENMNRAAAYIRQEFQNAGGRVVEQAFDDEGSVYRNVSAHFGPETDERIVVGAHYDAFGDSPGADANAGGVAGLIELAGLLGKTGLKTQVELVAYALAQPPYWGTPRMGSAVHAFSLRTQNRAVRVMICLDMIGCFSDREGSQKYPVQQLEWLYSSKGNFIAVVGNLGQIDEVRRVKTAMTGASPLPVFSVNAPLFFSGIDFSDHRNYWQADYRAVAITDTAALRNPNYRTARDTADTLDYKRMGMVVQGVHAAVIAFDR